Genomic DNA from Amycolatopsis alba DSM 44262:
ATAGACTGGCTTCGGGGTCGCCCCCCTGGGACGGGTGGGGGGTGGGGTCAGTGACTCAAGAGCGCGGCTGTTCCCACAGCCAGAATTCGATGCCCTGGTCGTCCACGCAGTCGGCGCTCAGGCCGTAGGGCTGCTGTTCGGTTTCGCCTGCCTGGCCGCCTTGGGCGCGCACGCGGTCGAGGGCGGCGGCGAGATCGTCGACGGCGTACATGACCTTCCAGCCCACCTGCCGCCCAGGGCCGCCCCAGAGCCCGCCCTGCAGGCCGGAACCTTCGACACCCCAACCACCTTCGACCCGGCCGGGCGAAAACTGCCAGCCGAGAACGGCGCCGTAGAACGCCTTCGCGCGCGCGTCGTCCGGAACCTGGAAGGTGAAGTAGCTCGCTTCGCCATGCCGGATCGGCAGAGCGCTTGAAGCGGATCGAGGCGCCGCCTGTGCGAGAAGCCACCGCTGACCGTACGGGTCCTTGATCTCCCCGGTCAGCCCGTGGCCTTCGTTCGCGACGGGACGCCGCAGCTCCCCGCCCAGTTCCACGGCCCGCGCGGCCGACGCGCGCACGTCCGCGACCTCGACCCGGATCAGCGGGCCACCGACGGGCGCCACGACGATGTCCAGTTCCGGGAACTCTTCCGCGAACATCAGCACGCTGTCCCCGATCGCCAGTTCCGCGTGCCCGACCCGGCCGTCCTCCATCACGATCGGCTCGGCCCGACGCTGCGCC
This window encodes:
- a CDS encoding VOC family protein, yielding MSDPFDALRAPSQPVDPDPLFAAELRDNLRRAVLNGADMTAEVRSLTPYLVVTDARAALDFYVDVLGAQRRAEPIVMEDGRVGHAELAIGDSVLMFAEEFPELDIVVAPVGGPLIRVEVADVRASAARAVELGGELRRPVANEGHGLTGEIKDPYGQRWLLAQAAPRSASSALPIRHGEASYFTFQVPDDARAKAFYGAVLGWQFSPGRVEGGWGVEGSGLQGGLWGGPGRQVGWKVMYAVDDLAAALDRVRAQGGQAGETEQQPYGLSADCVDDQGIEFWLWEQPRS